AGACTTGCAGTCAGCAGGTCCATAAACAGGTAGTAAAGGGAGGAGGCAGGTACGTCCCCTCTAACACACAACACTAATGCAGCAGTTGTGGATGATGATAGAGCAGTCGGAGGAACAGTCTGCAGGAAGTGGCCAGGCCCACATGCTCACCCTAAATAGCACATCCCACAGCTGCCATCAGAGACATGAGCACTTGCCTGTGTGCATCGCTGCTCTAACATGGCAGGGCACTTCTCATGTCCTTATGCTTCATTTGCAGCATCCAGGCTGACCAAATGCTACTTGGGCTTGCTGTTCTGAACAACCAGGAAAAAATGCATGTGCCAATGTGGGATCCAGCATCCTCTCCCTTAGACTAGGGGATAAGCACGTCACTCCTCAGGTAGCAGCTGGCAAATCCAGGTTTGTGCAAAGTTGGTTACATTCGgtagaaaaaacaacaatgcaTTTTTTACAGGGGAGGGGCTTCTGCTctgacacaagaaaaaaagtatgtctATCTGTCCTTCTAATGTGTAGTAAGAAACTTccttgctgtttgctttttttccctttttccgCTTGGTGACCAACTACAACATCCTGCCTGCAAGCTCATCAACAGCAGGCTCTCTCCTGAGATCTCTATCACCTGTGTGAATTTGACACAAATGCCATCAAAGCTATGGGGCAtctttccattgacttcagtggaataAAGCCCCGTATGTTGAATAAGAAACCAATTACTTCCCCACAGGAGAAACTTTTCATGTCTGTAATTCATTTAAATGACTAGAACAAGGGAAGGGACTGAGTGCAGAAGAGCTGAAAGTCAGAATCAAGTAGTGCAATGAGGAAAGCAGTCCTGCAAGACATGTTGGTGACAAAGAAAGAGATTGCAAGGATACTTACTTGTAAAAGGAGATCAGCTCTTGTCAGACCTTTCACCTCACACCCAAAACCACTGAACACACACAACACCCCCTCAGCCAGCAGCCTCTTTGATACAACATTGTGAGTATGTTTCTTACTTTAATCTTCTGCAAATTGGTTCTTTTCTAATTAACATCTCAAACCATATGAGGGATTCCCCACATCTCACAGACATCTCaggtgcttttctttctcttaatttcctttcagtGTCAACACAATTTTTAGAAGCATCAAGGCACTGTTTTTCGTAGACTTTCAAGTCACCCTTTCTTTTTAGATGCCTGCTAAGTAAACCATACATTTCTGGTTACAAATACCACCACTTTCTGCACTTTTATTTGGCTTAATTCACAAtgcaaatacaaaacagaaCTTCAAAGTTGAGCAGAAATCCTTGTGCCTCATGATAGCCCAATTCCTTTCCACATTTCTTTTCAAGCATGCAATGACAGGATTAGCTGGGGATTAATTACTTGAAACTCAACCTGCATCTCAGGTCACaattttctcatattttcagcctttaaaacttctgtcTCAACCAAGTATTTGTCATATAGACCAATACTTAGATAAGATATTCTTTGCATACAAATGAcctcaaaacacaaagaaataccCTTCTTATGTGCAAACTTCAATCGTCTCACAGTCCTATTTCCAAATGGAAATGACGATGCAGTCCTATTCCCAAACAGAAACAACACTGCTTTCCAAAACAGTCACCTTTGGAGGCACAAAAAAGATCATTcgaaaaagcagtattttctatttcctgTATTGCCCCTTAAAGGCAACTGGTCTTCTGATAAAACACACTCACTGGAAGATAGCCTAAACAATCATTTTAAGTGcaatgtgattttatttttttttaactttttctgtaaaatggtCATGGCCTGGATTAAAATACATCTGTGCCTACATGTTGACTCAGAGCTGACTGTAAAATTTGGTTAGCAGGACTAGTCTAGGCTGGACACTTCATGGAAGCCAGTCACCTGAAGGGAGtctttttcaataaaaaggGTCATCCAAATAATCACAGCATGTAAGAAGATTATTCCTTAATTAAGATATCTCCTGACACTGTTGTCCTAGTGAAAACACATTATCACCATGGTAAGGACAAATGTTGCAAAGTAAAGATGTCTACGATTTCACTTTGACTTAAGgcacaaaaggaaagaataaaaactcCTCCAGACCTTTTTTAATGACTTGTGTCTTCCAATCAACAGGAAAAACTCAGGTTCAGAGGCTAGGTGTAACtgtattctatttatttattcctttattttgtttatagATCTTTTCTTGTCCAGTTCATTCCTGTTATAGCagcaaccaaaaccaaaaacaaaacacctctgCCATTAAATCTCGCTTTctacaaaaaataaacttgGGCCAAATAAGATCTTGGCAGTTTCACTCTGAAAATACCCTAAAGTGATTCTTGCAAACAAATTTAGGTTATATATAACAAACCAACAGCCAAAAAAGgccattattttaaatttatatcGAACCTAATCTGATGGACATGCCATCAAAAGAGCAAAACTAATGGCACCACCTGTAGGGCACATCTTACTTGCTGCTCTGAGAATGAAAAAAGTCAAGAGCAGGagagaacagcaaaaaagaaaggcaaatggAGTTGAACATAGGAGAGTAAATTAAACAATAAAgacagcaagagaaagaaagtaTTAAAAGCAAGAGTTCAAGCATgttcaaacaaaacacaggtACTGTGTCAAACACTGTATAAAACCAATGCCAAATTCCCAGTGCCTCACTTGTGAGCTCTGcattaaaatacaaaccagTGAGGAAGGTGTATGCTTCTTGAGGGAAATGCTTTTGAACTAAAAAACACACAGCGTTGTTGAGGCAAGAATAAGCAGGGCACTTTCACAAAAGGTAAACATGATCTTGACACTGCACAGGAGGAGTCCTCCATGTCAAAATTTTATTGAACATGAAAGACAcacttgcaaaaatatttttgtctgaatAAACACAGTACTTTAAAACTCGTAACACAGTGATACTTAAATGCTCAAAATTATACACCTTTTCCCCAAACAGGCTCACTCATTATTAGTTTAAGCCACTCACACAAATTACTCCAATAACAATTTCCCTACAAAAGGATGGAGAAGAGCTAGTTGCCACTTTTTAGTTCAAAAAAACtgcgttgtttttttttttttctttatagcaGGGTACTACAGAAATCTGGGAACACGGACCAGCTTGCCTGCAGTGATTCCGTACGGAGCAGATACCCAACACATGCAGTTTAGAAGCAGATCACCAGGCCTCTCATCTATCTCACCCTCATCAGCCTCTTGGCCTCTTCTCTTCCTTGGTCAGGGAGCAGGTATCAAGCGCAGACAATAATGTCCCCCTTTTCTCTTTATAGTATGATTAGTGAATagaattttttcttaagttcttttaaaaacagaactatCTGACAAGTCACTGCTCGTGCAATAGGTGGGGACAGAAATGGTGCATTGTACTACAACACTGTAGATTTCTCCATCAGAAAGCCAACTCGCCCACCCAGaacacaaacccaacaaacGACTCTATCTATCATGCAGCTGCCAAACTCCTCCTATGCCACCAGCACCTGACACACACCACAAAAACGCAAAGCTTACTCCACCTGAATGCATCCTAGCACTTGCTTTGGCATCACCTCCCAGGCCTAAATCTCTACCTTCCCAGCTTACCTTTCCCTCTAGTAGGCTTCATCTACATTGCTACCACAGGGGAACTGCTGCAAACTCCCAGTTTAGAAACAGAGCACTGGTGTCACCTGAAAGGAGATGCCCCAAGGCCAGTCAAAGCTTACCGTGGGGCAGGCCTCCAGCAAGAAGTCTCCCTCAACACTGTTATGATGATGATCAGAGAAGAGCTCAGTACTATCACTGCCAGAGCATACTAACCAGAATCTGATTATTGCCACTGCCTTACAGTATCACAAAAAATCTTGTGTCTGCAGTGAGAATCCAGCCCTACTACAGCCACAGTGGTTTGTCTTCCTTGTGAGGATTACAGCACGGGCTTTCTGAAAGGACCGTGTGTCTCCTTCCAAGCCTGGTGGTGGTAGGGGAGACAAGTTTTACCAGTATAACTCATGGCCGAgtgcatttttctctcttcattaaGGATTTACACCAGTGCTGCTACCTTGGAAGTCTGCCATCAATAAGCAGGTCAAACCCCTTAGTCTGGGAAAAGCCTCTCTATTGTTTTATGTCTCATGAACAGTTCTTCAGTAACTATATATTGTTTTTGGAGAGCAGGGTGTTAGAAAACAATTGATATGAATAAAGAACTCTCCTTCACCATTGAAAGTAAACTGTATGCCTAATAAGATGAAATAACTTGTTCTCTGTGGGCCAGAAAACAATAGCCTCACTGTTGCACCGATACCTTGCAAGTTATGTCCTCATGTCACCCAAAGCAAATTGCAATAGGGACTGCTCCACAGCTCAGAGTCCCTCTAAACCTCTTAGCTAACCTCTTTTACCTCTTTGGGTTTCCTTCTTTAGCAAAGACATGAATTAGTTGCTTCATAAGAACTCAATTCCATCAAAAAATGTTAAGTTATTGCTTACAAGCCTGTACTTAATTTCCTGAAGTTTCTTACAAATATCATTAACTATCACTCTTCAAACCAGAACTTGAGACTgtacaatgaagaaaataatatcaACAACTGTGACTGACTTAAAAGGGAGCAACAGCAAGTAAAGCTttgtcctctctctctctctctgagcAGGATGAGAATCTACTAATTACTTTATTACAGTGTGGGTGGAAAAAGGAGTGAACTTCAAATCTGCACTGCATTCAATGCAGTATTTCCTTtataaccaagaaaaaaaataatcccaaatcTAGAATAAATCTCCCTTCCCAATTCCTCCTTTTGTTTACATCAAATCTGAGGTTACTTAAACAGTAGCACAGTATTAAAGATTCCATACCCATTTCCACACCTTAGGGCATAAGCCCACCTTTAGTTGTctagaaagaagaaacatttcctaGAGGCAAGCTACTACGTAATGCTCAGGATGATGTTTCTCACATCCTCCCTTCTTTGATCTGTTGAATAAAAGGCACcgcaggaggaaaaaaaacgCTAAATGCTATATTATTTTATCTTCCTGCTGCAACTCTAGTTATTTGCTCTCATATTTATGGATCTTTTTATCATTACTGATGCAGACAAACAGCCACCAGAAGCAGCCAAACAAACCACGTAAGGCATGATGAAATACTCAACATGCACATTCACCTTCAAGATAAGTCAATAATAACAGAACACCTAAAACCAAAGTCTTTTCCCAGGTAAGCTAAGTCATGCCACCAAAGTCAAATGGGTTTTAGCAATTCAATTTTCCCCCAAAGCACAGATACTCCGAAGCACAGAGACTATTCCGTTACTGAAAAATTtaccaccaccacaacaaacaGCAATGGCTAGGGATTTGCAAAGTAATGAAGAATAACATTCAGAcatcagagagaaaacaaggaatCAAGATTACTCCGTGGTGAGGCCCTTCCATGAGGAAGATCCTCAGGGGCTACAATCCACTGTCAGCACAAGGCGTTCTTACCTGCGTGAGTGAGCATGTGCCGCTGCAGAGAATTTGCCCATGGAAAGACTTGAGGACAGTAAGGACAGGGGATATTTTGCAGGCAGTCTGAGTAAGtgttcctcttccctctcagcAGCTTATCTTCAGCAGTTTCCTTCTCATCCTCACTTGTTCCATTTCTGCCACTTTCTTCCTTAAAACTGTCAGTGGACTGCAGAAACGGGCTAAATTTATTAGTGTCTGTGGTAGCCAGCATCTTCTCTATGCTGGCAAACTCCCCACTTGACTCCAGATCCACACCACTGCTAAGCTTAGGCTTATTTTTCGTTCCTTTCTTTCTACCTCTTTTCTTAGTCAACCCAGCATCGGCAACAGGAGACTGTTCTGGATCGCACGCCTGATTAAGGTCACTGGGCAGGCTAGAGTCTCTCTGAACAGCAGTCACGATTGTCACTTTTGCTTTGGCATTCCCTGATTTGTCACACACAGTGGAGCTGCTCACTGCCTTAGGACTGGTGTCTGAAGCCTCCGTTTTCAGCAAAGCGGGAGCAGAAGACACAGATGAAATTATCTGTGCAATGGAAGCCAATGGTGGCAGCTCTTTAGTTACTGGAGGCTTTGGCaagagaggtggtggtggtggtttagGCCTCAAGGGTCTCAGCAAGGCAGAATTGCCAAGGAGAGTTGGGGAAATGATTGGGACAGTCAAATGCAATGAACCTTTCAGTGGCTGGGGATGTCTGACAGCCCGGTTTTTCTCTGAGTTTCCATTGGCACCAAAAACCAGTGGACACTGCAGACAGTTATAGGCTTTATCGCTGTTCCCAGAAGCAGCCAGCTCTTGATTCCTGGCTTCACATGGGTCATCATCTTTATCTTTCTTCAGGACTTTGGGGATGGACAGGTCAATGGGCTCCATGGAACAGTCGTAGAGGGACAGGGGAGAAGAGCCAAACAGGTTCTCCTGCTTCACTTGCACAGCACTCAGGTTTTTGTTCTTCTGAGAGAAATCCAATGGCTCATCAAAATCCATCGGGAAGTTGCCTGTAGGTTCAAGTTTGATGGGAACGTGAGATGACGTCCCAAGCAAGAAGCCATTCTGTGGCTCCAGGAAAGGCGTCATGGACTTGTGGTCCATATAAGTGCTGTCTTCCAATAAAGGAGGGTCTGTCTGACTTTCCTGGGCACTGCAGTCCACCGCTAAGATGTAATTCTCAATTTCCCTTTCTTGTACATGCAAGTGCTGCTTCAGGATATGGTGGATGCAGTTTCTCTTGGCTGAAAAGGCTGTGCCACACTCCTTGCACTCAAAAGGCTTCTTCTTCTGGCAGCCACTGTGCGTCCTCATGTGAATGCGGAGGGCCCGGTAATGCTTCAGGTCCTCGCCACACAGCTTGCACACTGTGTCTGGGGAGCAGAAGGCATCCACCATCTCGGCAGCATTGCTGGTGACATATTCAATGTTCTTCTCTATATCCTTCCTGGTCACTTTGAGGTGCTTCTTTCGCAGGTGTCTCTCGCAATTGGCTTTCACTGTGAAGGGGTAGTGGCAGATTTTACAGATGTAAGGCCTCTCCCCACTGTGTGTCCGCAGATGCCGGATCAGCGCTGCCTTGTCGGCTGCGATGTAGTCACAGATATTGCATTGGTATGGAGAAATACCCAAGTGAGAACGGATGTGGGCTCTCAGGACACCAGAGAAGGCAAACACCTGGTCACAGAAACGGCAGGGGTACAAAACCTTCCTCATGGCTGGGGCTTTCTTGTTCGCTGCCCCTGCCATGATAGCTTTGAGGTCCCCTTCTGTCACCTCTTGCTTGATCTTTGCTTCCATGCTCAGAGGCAGGAGCGCTTCGATGATGCTGTCCTGCTCCAGTTGTGTCTTCATCTCGTGCTGAGTTAAAGGCTCTATTTTGGGTTGGAGGAGCAACTGCGAAGAAGGACTCGATTTGGCTCCTGGCTGGGGTAGGTGACAGTTGGAAGAGGCCTCCACCGAGTTTTTGATCAGCCTTagagggggaggtgggaggctTGGGCTGATGCAGCCAGGGGAGGCTTGCTGGGCACTGATAAGAGGAGGAGGTGTAGAGGTTGCAACGACTGTTCGGGGCGTTACTAAAGGCTTTGGCTTCAGTGGTGGCATATGCTTGAAAATGGACTGCACAGGGACAGAAGGTGCCTTAGAAAGCGGAGGAAGACTGATTTGAGGAGGAGCGGAAGAAGCCATCTTCAAGATCTGCTGAATGTCTGCCAGCTCAATGGCAGACTCATTGGAGATGGGTTTTACCACAATACTACTGTCAGGCTGGATGATAAAACCCTTCTGGAAAGGCTGCAGCGAGAGGAGctttatgttttcctttgtagGGGGAAGAACTGAAAAGGACCCTCCCATTGAGGCAGCTTCCAGAGGAGAGAGGCTGAGCAGACCAGTGCTGCTGGGTTCCTGAGGTAGGTTACTCTTCAGTGCTCTAAGCCGCATTTCTTGGACCTCATCTTGTGTATTGTCCTCCTGCTTGAAGGGCTTGATGTCTTTGGTGTACTGCAGGCCCAAGGAAGCCATGAAGGCTTTCTGGTCTGGGTTCTCACTGGGTGGGGTCGTGGACTGTGGCTTGTGCTTGTCTTTTCCCTGATCCACCACATGAGTTTCTGTGTGCAGTTTGAGCGCTGAAAGCATGGGGAATGCCTTGTTACACGTCTCACAAATAAATCGATGGAAGTCACTGATGCACCTTCGCAAATTTGTTTCACACCAGACCTGTAAGATGTGCAGAAATATTCAGAGTAAACCTCTCAAACTGGAAAGGCATTGCATGTTGctgcagaacaaaaccagctcaCTCTCTCTTCTACTGCCCAAGTTAAGAAGTTTGAAGCAGCACCACCTGCCTGGCATGGAGATATTCCTGCTCCACAGCCTTTAGTCACCTAGGTGGTGTATCTCAATTAGGGGTTGATCCTCCAAAAGTTCCCTTCTATAAAGGCAAACTCCTGCAGAGGGCTAGTAAGACTCTCAAATACTGTTCCGTCCTGAACTTCCCTTCCAGGAACCTCTCTCACTTCACTGACAGGACAGGAGCCTCAGTAGACTATACAGCAAACTTCAGTAAGCTGGGCAGCAAGACTACCTTGTTTAGCCTTTTTACTACAAAGAAActaggagaggaggaaaaaaagtggcATCCAAGAAGGcaaaacaacataaaacaaTGAAAGTAATATCCCCCCAAAAGCAAATCAATGAAATGTAGAGCCCAAATTGGAAATGCTTTTGGTTACTAAGTCTGATTACATTTATTCTCCCAAGAAAAATACTAACCTCACAAACGGATTTTATACCTGTTCCTGAAAATGATCATGAATCCAAATGCTCTATTTAAATGCTACCCAGATAGCTCACATGTTGCAAAGGTTCCCCATCAGAAGACAGCACAAGTGATAATTAAGTAGAGATCTGGCAAGATCTTTATATACACACTTTGTTCAGGTATTTCATATGTCTTGCCTCACAGTGcaagcaaaattattacaaaaggGAAGTCCCAACATTTAAATCCCTTAATAAATTTAAATACCTGCcattaattacaaaataaataaaaccaaattattttaaaagttttctcttcttgttttgTAACTTTAACACTAAAACTCTACTGGAGTTACAGAATGACCTACATGCTCTCCTGGACCAGCAGTAAATGTAAGGTCTACCACCTTTTAGATagaagagctgaaaataaatgctttaatccaaggaaaataaaaaaattcagatacTGAGTCCTGATGGATTGTGCtgttgatttccttttttttttttttaaatagataagCAGCTTTATCCAGACCTAAACCAACTAAGGTAGGTAAGGTTTAACAGAGGGAGAAATAATACCATTCAGTAGAAAGGTTTATGGctctcagaaaaatatttacagactacctctctgcctctctccagtCAGTTACCCACAAAGGTGCAAAATCTTCAGAAGACACATAGGAACATAATAGAAAGGTATTTGAGAGTATTTTGTGAAGAAGTCACTGAAGATGTCACCATCTAGTAAGTAAGGTGACTTCCCAAAGTTTTTCCTGACAAAATCTTTCACACCACAACTGCATCCTTattacagtaaattaaaataaataatgcctTCTTTACCATGACTCCTCCCTATTGACTTTAGATGTGGGATGGTTTGGGGAAGGAGCAAACTAATGGGAAGACTGGAAGGGGCAAGGATCTAATACCAAtcaagttttcctttaaaatactttatagACCTTTACACTAGTAGCTATCCACtggaatactgaaaaaaacccaaaccccaaccAAATATACTTtagatgaaaaaaggaaaaggaaagacaggaaGTGTTTAAAGCCTAAACAGTGGTAAAGTGCTCTCCACAAAACATTCCATACCCAACTGTTGCCTCATAGAGGATGAGTCTTTAAATGAATTCAGAATGCACTTCATGAGTTTGTACTTTAAGCTATGAAGAACAGAGGGTACCTGAGAAATGCGGGGGAACTTCCTACAGGAGAAGTCTGTGAATCCCAAGTCATGGAAGCCTGCTGGAATTGAGGGATTGTTCTGAATGAAAGGCTTTCCCATGGGATCTCTGGGAAGCTGCTTGTGGATAACTGCATTATGGCGCAGTAAGCCCCGATGAGTACGAAAGGTAATACAACAAATGTCACAcctggaaaggaaaggaataaaatcaAAATGACTTAATGATTGCTGCAAGCTTAAGAGCTACATTCTTCTCGCATTAGGGCAGCCTTCTTTCTCTTGCCCCATGATACCAAGAACCTGctaaacacaaaacaaagtgAGAACATGTCAAAAAACACGTTAACACAGAAAGGCCATTTCAATCAAAGTCACTTTCTACCATTTTCTGGCTATTAAGTTCACTGGAAGTTCAAATAGTATAGTGCATAAGAACTGAGCATCCCATGTGGGCAGATGGTGAAGTAGCAGCTGAACCACAGCCTTCTGACAACATTCCCATAGACATAAAGTATTTCAACGGCTTTACATCAGttaatttttactgaaaagtactattaaaagacattttcaaaaaaCCAGTGACAAGGAGAGGCTAAAACAGACCTAAGCAGCAAGCAGCTGCAAATGTATAAATAGCACCTTCTAAACTACTGTTTAAAATGTACTACTGCACACCACTCAAATACCTGTGTATGAATTTTCTCCACACTGCCTTTCCATAAACTTCCACTGGCTTTTCTCAAAGCTATTATGAGTTTAGtgttttaaaagacaaactGGTGCTCcttgaagaggaggaggatcaGAGGAGGAAGACCTAAAACAGGTTCAACACTTCAGACACTCATACATCCCCTTCACAGCCAGTGTGCCCcaaggaaaaatgcagaagcaACAATTTTTCCTACCCATAGCTTAATGCTGtgatttcttgttttccttaaatTCTCAAATCCCAAATCCAGCAAAACAGAAGTTTCTCATATAAAGTAGACTAGTGTTAAACAATCAAAGGTATTGGAAATGCAGCTATGCTGCAGGCAGTAGGGACTATGCAGCAACACTTGGCCAACACATCAACAAACAAGCCTATTGCCTTTTAAATATCTGGGATATGAGCTCTGCAGCATCACAGGT
This Apus apus isolate bApuApu2 chromosome 2, bApuApu2.pri.cur, whole genome shotgun sequence DNA region includes the following protein-coding sequences:
- the RREB1 gene encoding ras-responsive element-binding protein 1 isoform X1, yielding MSRRKQPSPSKVRLLEGAAEEEAEEPDATIHITLSEETSNQKESHSQSGDKNEEKQLESLKSYKASPSSPNSLDGADLSSIDAMMSAVMNVGKIAENGGSSQNVKSPSKSPAPNRIGRRNQETKEEKSSYTCPLCEKICTTQHQLTMHIRQHNTDTGGTDHSCSICGKSLSSASSLDRHMLVHSGERPYKCSVCGQSFTTNGNMHRHMKIHEKDPNSTASTTPPSPLKRRRIPSKRKFSHDAEMDREERTPAKKVVEDGHSGEGDKKAEEEVYHCPVCFKDFFCKYGLESHMETHPDNSLRCDICCITFRTHRGLLRHNAVIHKQLPRDPMGKPFIQNNPSIPAGFHDLGFTDFSCRKFPRISQVWCETNLRRCISDFHRFICETCNKAFPMLSALKLHTETHVVDQGKDKHKPQSTTPPSENPDQKAFMASLGLQYTKDIKPFKQEDNTQDEVQEMRLRALKSNLPQEPSSTGLLSLSPLEAASMGGSFSVLPPTKENIKLLSLQPFQKGFIIQPDSSIVVKPISNESAIELADIQQILKMASSAPPQISLPPLSKAPSVPVQSIFKHMPPLKPKPLVTPRTVVATSTPPPLISAQQASPGCISPSLPPPPLRLIKNSVEASSNCHLPQPGAKSSPSSQLLLQPKIEPLTQHEMKTQLEQDSIIEALLPLSMEAKIKQEVTEGDLKAIMAGAANKKAPAMRKVLYPCRFCDQVFAFSGVLRAHIRSHLGISPYQCNICDYIAADKAALIRHLRTHSGERPYICKICHYPFTVKANCERHLRKKHLKVTRKDIEKNIEYVTSNAAEMVDAFCSPDTVCKLCGEDLKHYRALRIHMRTHSGCQKKKPFECKECGTAFSAKRNCIHHILKQHLHVQEREIENYILAVDCSAQESQTDPPLLEDSTYMDHKSMTPFLEPQNGFLLGTSSHVPIKLEPTGNFPMDFDEPLDFSQKNKNLSAVQVKQENLFGSSPLSLYDCSMEPIDLSIPKVLKKDKDDDPCEARNQELAASGNSDKAYNCLQCPLVFGANGNSEKNRAVRHPQPLKGSLHLTVPIISPTLLGNSALLRPLRPKPPPPPLLPKPPVTKELPPLASIAQIISSVSSAPALLKTEASDTSPKAVSSSTVCDKSGNAKAKVTIVTAVQRDSSLPSDLNQACDPEQSPVADAGLTKKRGRKKGTKNKPKLSSGVDLESSGEFASIEKMLATTDTNKFSPFLQSTDSFKEESGRNGTSEDEKETAEDKLLRGKRNTYSDCLQNIPCPYCPQVFPWANSLQRHMLTHADSQSDAETLATGNEVLDLTSSEKEQPEEITELPESECGPKEEQKADSPPAEEDAEEKADGYEEGPEEDSVSNKSLDLNFASKLMDFKLTESDQSAGSCSQTERKHACDICGKTFKFAGTLSRHKRAHTREDRKDERSSEDESKSIQDDAGAPSMQDSGLEQEESPMDLKVVESPVDCEATGKENEESESISEGEGTESKSTEKNSDDKKPKTDGAKSTAKADKRKKVCTVCNKRFWSLQDLTRHMRSHTGERPYKCQTCERTFTLKHSLVRHQRIHQKVKNARNHGKESDKEETQSRCGEDSENESSHSGTNPVSENECDSTGAIGSHTSLTGSRKESLAGTAKDSPCREERPCGRGAGTCLAEPTKSAQKQTAKDQEPRGSSEHERPSGFIQDLLEMHNKKSPMNHILASADSAPQLLGVE
- the RREB1 gene encoding ras-responsive element-binding protein 1 isoform X2; this translates as MDPTTRCRVEVLEGAAEEEAEEPDATIHITLSEETSNQKESHSQSGDKNEEKQLESLKSYKASPSSPNSLDGADLSSIDAMMSAVMNVGKIAENGGSSQNVKSPSKSPAPNRIGRRNQETKEEKSSYTCPLCEKICTTQHQLTMHIRQHNTDTGGTDHSCSICGKSLSSASSLDRHMLVHSGERPYKCSVCGQSFTTNGNMHRHMKIHEKDPNSTASTTPPSPLKRRRIPSKRKFSHDAEMDREERTPAKKVVEDGHSGEGDKKAEEEVYHCPVCFKDFFCKYGLESHMETHPDNSLRCDICCITFRTHRGLLRHNAVIHKQLPRDPMGKPFIQNNPSIPAGFHDLGFTDFSCRKFPRISQVWCETNLRRCISDFHRFICETCNKAFPMLSALKLHTETHVVDQGKDKHKPQSTTPPSENPDQKAFMASLGLQYTKDIKPFKQEDNTQDEVQEMRLRALKSNLPQEPSSTGLLSLSPLEAASMGGSFSVLPPTKENIKLLSLQPFQKGFIIQPDSSIVVKPISNESAIELADIQQILKMASSAPPQISLPPLSKAPSVPVQSIFKHMPPLKPKPLVTPRTVVATSTPPPLISAQQASPGCISPSLPPPPLRLIKNSVEASSNCHLPQPGAKSSPSSQLLLQPKIEPLTQHEMKTQLEQDSIIEALLPLSMEAKIKQEVTEGDLKAIMAGAANKKAPAMRKVLYPCRFCDQVFAFSGVLRAHIRSHLGISPYQCNICDYIAADKAALIRHLRTHSGERPYICKICHYPFTVKANCERHLRKKHLKVTRKDIEKNIEYVTSNAAEMVDAFCSPDTVCKLCGEDLKHYRALRIHMRTHSGCQKKKPFECKECGTAFSAKRNCIHHILKQHLHVQEREIENYILAVDCSAQESQTDPPLLEDSTYMDHKSMTPFLEPQNGFLLGTSSHVPIKLEPTGNFPMDFDEPLDFSQKNKNLSAVQVKQENLFGSSPLSLYDCSMEPIDLSIPKVLKKDKDDDPCEARNQELAASGNSDKAYNCLQCPLVFGANGNSEKNRAVRHPQPLKGSLHLTVPIISPTLLGNSALLRPLRPKPPPPPLLPKPPVTKELPPLASIAQIISSVSSAPALLKTEASDTSPKAVSSSTVCDKSGNAKAKVTIVTAVQRDSSLPSDLNQACDPEQSPVADAGLTKKRGRKKGTKNKPKLSSGVDLESSGEFASIEKMLATTDTNKFSPFLQSTDSFKEESGRNGTSEDEKETAEDKLLRGKRNTYSDCLQNIPCPYCPQVFPWANSLQRHMLTHADSQSDAETLATGNEVLDLTSSEKEQPEEITELPESECGPKEEQKADSPPAEEDAEEKADGYEEGPEEDSVSNKSLDLNFASKLMDFKLTESDQSAGSCSQTERKHACDICGKTFKFAGTLSRHKRAHTREDRKDERSSEDESKSIQDDAGAPSMQDSGLEQEESPMDLKVVESPVDCEATGKENEESESISEGEGTESKSTEKNSDDKKPKTDGAKSTAKADKRKKVCTVCNKRFWSLQDLTRHMRSHTGERPYKCQTCERTFTLKHSLVRHQRIHQKVKNARNHGKESDKEETQSRCGEDSENESSHSGTNPVSENECDSTGAIGSHTSLTGSRKESLAGTAKDSPCREERPCGRGAGTCLAEPTKSAQKQTAKDQEPRGSSEHERPSGFIQDLLEMHNKKSPMNHILASADSAPQLLGVE